Proteins encoded together in one Drosophila albomicans strain 15112-1751.03 chromosome 2R, ASM965048v2, whole genome shotgun sequence window:
- the LOC117575875 gene encoding sex determination protein fruitless isoform X1 — MMATSQDYFGNPYALFRGPPTTLRPRTSPLGVGAHAHVGYAALDLQTPHKRHIETDVRAPPPPLPPPPLSLPLPPTSPRYNTEQGAMDQQFCLRWNNHPTNLTGVLTSLLQREALCDVTLACEGETVKAHQTILSACSPYFETIFLQNQHPHPIIYLKDVRYSEMRSLLDFMYKGEVNVGQSSLPMFLKTAESLQVRGLTDNNNLNYRSDCDKMRDSAASSPTGRGPSYGGLGADVRDSRDSLRSRCERDLRDDLQRSSSSLSLSERSSAAAAAAAAAAAVAAAGGNVNAAVAALGLTTSAGERSPSVGSASAAAAAMAAAVAAAANRSASADALNSRGDACSDRGSDRGTLERADSRDELLQLDYSTKDNNNSNSNNNNNNNNNNNNNSSNNNSSSSNNNNNNNSSSNNNNNNRERNDSRDRDRDRELSTTPVDQLCSSKRRRKNSSSNCDNSLSSSHHANAAHIQDRHYAQDSQASAHSNFKSSPVPKTGGSTSESEDAGGCRRDSPLSMTVGHLGVGGGNVGAASIKQELMDAQLQQQQHREHHVALPPDYLPSAATMKMHAEDMTTLLTQHALQAADAREEHNDAKQLPLDQTDNIDGRVKYFNSARKHEAENDVDGETEAEVADRDCGRLDVTLAVVKDVDDHDMDEEDEAEAEAVAAAALAYHATPKYRRAIIYAPHDDELPQSEMFMDNSNYNCEYKCKERNMRAIRCSRQQHHQHHQHHHLHPHPSLHHQHHPHQVATAPQTALNLGRHSSAIVAATEAEAAYSPTHTPTPTASGSSNNYREQQPHLSYAMQHSPNEQQQQQQQQHQQQQQQQQQQQQLELAHSYAHAHGHHASPHTHPSPHYQSAVAPLSPQPSSSSAASGSSTSAAAAAAAAAAANRRDHNIDYSTLFVQLSGTLPTLYRCVSCNKIVSNRWHHANIHRPQSHECPVCGQKFTRRDNMKAHCKIKHADIKDRFFSHYVHM, encoded by the exons GTACAACACTGAACAAGGAGCTATGGACCAGCAATTTTGTTTACGCTGGAACAATCATCCTACAAATTTGACCGGCGTGCTCACCTCACTGCTGCAGCGTGAGGCGCTCTGCGATGTCACCCTCGCCTGTGAGGGTGAAACAGTCAAG GCACATCAAACCATACTGTCAGCCTGCAGTCCATATTTCGAGACGATTTTCCTACAGAATCAGCATCCACATCCCATCATCTATTTGAAAGATGTCAGATACTCAGAGATGCGCTCCCTGCTCGACTTCATGTACAAGGGCGAGGTCAATGTGGGCCAGAGCTCGTTGCCCATGTTTCTTAAAACCGCCGAAAGTCTGCAG GTGCGCGGTCtcacagacaacaacaatctgAACTATCGTTCCGATTGCGATAAGATGCGCGACTCGGCCGCCAGTTCGCCAACTGGACGTGGTCCCAGCTATGGGGGCCTCGGTGCCGATGTTCGTGACTCTCGCGACTCGTTGCGCTCCCGCTGCGAACGCGATCTGCGCGACGATctgcagcgcagcagcagcagtctcAGCCTCAGCGAACGCAGCTcggccgctgctgctgcggcggcagcggctgccgctgttgcGGCCGCCGGTGGCAATGTGaatgccgctgtcgctgcgcTGGGGCTGACAACCAGCGCCGGCGAACGATCTCCCAGCGTGGGCAGCGCCagtgctgctgcagctgcaatggCCGCCGCTGTGGCGGCTGCTGCCAATCGGAGTGCGAGTGCCGATGCACTGAATAGTCGCGGCGATGCATGCAGCGATCGGGGCAGCGATAGAGGCACGCTCGAGCGTGCTGACAGTCGGGATGAGTTGCTGCAGCTGGACTACAGTACTAAGGATAACAATAatagtaacagcaacaacaacaacaacaacaataataataacaacaacaacagcagcaacaacaacagcagtagtagcaacaacaacaacaacaacaatagcagcagcaacaacaacaacaacaaccgagaGCGCAATGATAGCAGAGACAGAGATCGTGACAGGGAGCTCTCGACGACGCCGGTAGATCAGCTGTGTAGTAGTAAGCGCAGACGTAAGAACTCATCATCCAACTGTGATAATTCGTTGTCCTCGAGCCATCATGCGAATGCGGCCCACATACAGGACAGGCACTACGCGCAGGACTCTCAG GCCAGTGCACACAGCAATTTCAAGTCGAGTCCTGTGCCGAAGACAGGCGGCAGCACATCAGAGTCGGAGGATGCGGGCGGCTGCAGACGCGATTCCCCCCTGTCCATGACAGTCGGACATCTGGGCGTGGGCGGTGGCAATGTGGGCGCGGCCAGTATTAAGCAGGAGCTAATGGATgcacagctgcagcaacagcagcatcgcGAGCATCATGTCGCCCTGCCTCCCGATTACTTGCCG AGCGCCGCCACAATGAAAATGCACGCCGAGGACATGACAACGCTCCTGACACAGCATGCGCTGCAGGCCGCCGATGCGCGGGAGGAGCACAACGACGCCAAACAGTTGCCACTCGATCAGACGGACAACATTGACG GTCgcgttaaatattttaacagtGCCCGCAAGCACGAGGCAGAGAACGATGTCGATGGCGAGACCGAAGCTGAAGTCGCAGATAGGGATTGTGGCAGGCTCGATGTGACACTGGCTGTGGTCAAGGATGTGGATGATCACGATATGGACGAAGAGGACGAGGCTGAGGCCGaagctgtggcagctgctgcgctTGCCTATCATGCAACACCAAAGTATAGGCGCGCCATCATCTATGCGCCGCACGATGACGAGCTGCCGCAATCGGAGATGTTCAtggacaacagcaactacaattGCGAATACAAGTGCAAGGAGCGCAATATGCGTGCCATACGCTGCAGTCgtcagcagcatcatcaacatcacCAACACCATCATCTGCATCCACATCCAAGCctgcatcatcagcatcatccaCATCAAGTGGCAACGGCGCCGCAGACGGCATTGAACCTTGGACGCCACAGCAGCGCAATTGTGGCAGCCACCGAAGCGGAAGCCGCCTACTcgcccacacacacgcccacGCCGACAGcgagcggcagcagcaacaactatcgcgagcagcagccacatcTCAGCTATGCCATGCAGCACTCACCCaacgagcaacagcagcagcagcagcagcaacaccaacagcagcaacaacaacagcagcagcagcaacagttggaGCTAGCGCATAGCTATGCTCATGCTCATGGCCACCATGCGTCACCCCACACCCACCCCTCGCCGCACTATCAGTCCGCCGTTGCACCCCTCTCGCCACAGCCGAGCTCGTCAAGCGCCGCCTCGGGCAGCAGCACctcggcagcagctgctgcggcggctgcagcagcagccaatcGACGGGATCACAATATCGACTATTCAACGCTGTTTGTGCAACTCTCGGGCACATTGCCGACCCTGTATCGGTGTGTCAGTTGCAACAAGATCGTGTCGAATCGCTGGCACCATGCCAACATCCATAGACCGCAGAGTCATGAGTGTCCCGTGTGTGGACAGAAGTTCACAAGGCGCGACAATATGAAGGCCCATTGCAAGATCAAGCATGCGGACATCAAGGATCGCTTCTTCAGCcattatgtacatatgtga
- the LOC117575875 gene encoding sex determination protein fruitless isoform X2: MTRYNTEQGAMDQQFCLRWNNHPTNLTGVLTSLLQREALCDVTLACEGETVKAHQTILSACSPYFETIFLQNQHPHPIIYLKDVRYSEMRSLLDFMYKGEVNVGQSSLPMFLKTAESLQVRGLTDNNNLNYRSDCDKMRDSAASSPTGRGPSYGGLGADVRDSRDSLRSRCERDLRDDLQRSSSSLSLSERSSAAAAAAAAAAAVAAAGGNVNAAVAALGLTTSAGERSPSVGSASAAAAAMAAAVAAAANRSASADALNSRGDACSDRGSDRGTLERADSRDELLQLDYSTKDNNNSNSNNNNNNNNNNNNNSSNNNSSSSNNNNNNNSSSNNNNNNRERNDSRDRDRDRELSTTPVDQLCSSKRRRKNSSSNCDNSLSSSHHANAAHIQDRHYAQDSQASAHSNFKSSPVPKTGGSTSESEDAGGCRRDSPLSMTVGHLGVGGGNVGAASIKQELMDAQLQQQQHREHHVALPPDYLPSAATMKMHAEDMTTLLTQHALQAADAREEHNDAKQLPLDQTDNIDGRVKYFNSARKHEAENDVDGETEAEVADRDCGRLDVTLAVVKDVDDHDMDEEDEAEAEAVAAAALAYHATPKYRRAIIYAPHDDELPQSEMFMDNSNYNCEYKCKERNMRAIRCSRQQHHQHHQHHHLHPHPSLHHQHHPHQVATAPQTALNLGRHSSAIVAATEAEAAYSPTHTPTPTASGSSNNYREQQPHLSYAMQHSPNEQQQQQQQQHQQQQQQQQQQQQLELAHSYAHAHGHHASPHTHPSPHYQSAVAPLSPQPSSSSAASGSSTSAAAAAAAAAAANRRDHNIDYSTLFVQLSGTLPTLYRCVSCNKIVSNRWHHANIHRPQSHECPVCGQKFTRRDNMKAHCKIKHADIKDRFFSHYVHM; this comes from the exons GTACAACACTGAACAAGGAGCTATGGACCAGCAATTTTGTTTACGCTGGAACAATCATCCTACAAATTTGACCGGCGTGCTCACCTCACTGCTGCAGCGTGAGGCGCTCTGCGATGTCACCCTCGCCTGTGAGGGTGAAACAGTCAAG GCACATCAAACCATACTGTCAGCCTGCAGTCCATATTTCGAGACGATTTTCCTACAGAATCAGCATCCACATCCCATCATCTATTTGAAAGATGTCAGATACTCAGAGATGCGCTCCCTGCTCGACTTCATGTACAAGGGCGAGGTCAATGTGGGCCAGAGCTCGTTGCCCATGTTTCTTAAAACCGCCGAAAGTCTGCAG GTGCGCGGTCtcacagacaacaacaatctgAACTATCGTTCCGATTGCGATAAGATGCGCGACTCGGCCGCCAGTTCGCCAACTGGACGTGGTCCCAGCTATGGGGGCCTCGGTGCCGATGTTCGTGACTCTCGCGACTCGTTGCGCTCCCGCTGCGAACGCGATCTGCGCGACGATctgcagcgcagcagcagcagtctcAGCCTCAGCGAACGCAGCTcggccgctgctgctgcggcggcagcggctgccgctgttgcGGCCGCCGGTGGCAATGTGaatgccgctgtcgctgcgcTGGGGCTGACAACCAGCGCCGGCGAACGATCTCCCAGCGTGGGCAGCGCCagtgctgctgcagctgcaatggCCGCCGCTGTGGCGGCTGCTGCCAATCGGAGTGCGAGTGCCGATGCACTGAATAGTCGCGGCGATGCATGCAGCGATCGGGGCAGCGATAGAGGCACGCTCGAGCGTGCTGACAGTCGGGATGAGTTGCTGCAGCTGGACTACAGTACTAAGGATAACAATAatagtaacagcaacaacaacaacaacaacaataataataacaacaacaacagcagcaacaacaacagcagtagtagcaacaacaacaacaacaacaatagcagcagcaacaacaacaacaacaaccgagaGCGCAATGATAGCAGAGACAGAGATCGTGACAGGGAGCTCTCGACGACGCCGGTAGATCAGCTGTGTAGTAGTAAGCGCAGACGTAAGAACTCATCATCCAACTGTGATAATTCGTTGTCCTCGAGCCATCATGCGAATGCGGCCCACATACAGGACAGGCACTACGCGCAGGACTCTCAG GCCAGTGCACACAGCAATTTCAAGTCGAGTCCTGTGCCGAAGACAGGCGGCAGCACATCAGAGTCGGAGGATGCGGGCGGCTGCAGACGCGATTCCCCCCTGTCCATGACAGTCGGACATCTGGGCGTGGGCGGTGGCAATGTGGGCGCGGCCAGTATTAAGCAGGAGCTAATGGATgcacagctgcagcaacagcagcatcgcGAGCATCATGTCGCCCTGCCTCCCGATTACTTGCCG AGCGCCGCCACAATGAAAATGCACGCCGAGGACATGACAACGCTCCTGACACAGCATGCGCTGCAGGCCGCCGATGCGCGGGAGGAGCACAACGACGCCAAACAGTTGCCACTCGATCAGACGGACAACATTGACG GTCgcgttaaatattttaacagtGCCCGCAAGCACGAGGCAGAGAACGATGTCGATGGCGAGACCGAAGCTGAAGTCGCAGATAGGGATTGTGGCAGGCTCGATGTGACACTGGCTGTGGTCAAGGATGTGGATGATCACGATATGGACGAAGAGGACGAGGCTGAGGCCGaagctgtggcagctgctgcgctTGCCTATCATGCAACACCAAAGTATAGGCGCGCCATCATCTATGCGCCGCACGATGACGAGCTGCCGCAATCGGAGATGTTCAtggacaacagcaactacaattGCGAATACAAGTGCAAGGAGCGCAATATGCGTGCCATACGCTGCAGTCgtcagcagcatcatcaacatcacCAACACCATCATCTGCATCCACATCCAAGCctgcatcatcagcatcatccaCATCAAGTGGCAACGGCGCCGCAGACGGCATTGAACCTTGGACGCCACAGCAGCGCAATTGTGGCAGCCACCGAAGCGGAAGCCGCCTACTcgcccacacacacgcccacGCCGACAGcgagcggcagcagcaacaactatcgcgagcagcagccacatcTCAGCTATGCCATGCAGCACTCACCCaacgagcaacagcagcagcagcagcagcaacaccaacagcagcaacaacaacagcagcagcagcaacagttggaGCTAGCGCATAGCTATGCTCATGCTCATGGCCACCATGCGTCACCCCACACCCACCCCTCGCCGCACTATCAGTCCGCCGTTGCACCCCTCTCGCCACAGCCGAGCTCGTCAAGCGCCGCCTCGGGCAGCAGCACctcggcagcagctgctgcggcggctgcagcagcagccaatcGACGGGATCACAATATCGACTATTCAACGCTGTTTGTGCAACTCTCGGGCACATTGCCGACCCTGTATCGGTGTGTCAGTTGCAACAAGATCGTGTCGAATCGCTGGCACCATGCCAACATCCATAGACCGCAGAGTCATGAGTGTCCCGTGTGTGGACAGAAGTTCACAAGGCGCGACAATATGAAGGCCCATTGCAAGATCAAGCATGCGGACATCAAGGATCGCTTCTTCAGCcattatgtacatatgtga
- the LOC117575875 gene encoding sex determination protein fruitless isoform X3, whose translation MDQQFCLRWNNHPTNLTGVLTSLLQREALCDVTLACEGETVKAHQTILSACSPYFETIFLQNQHPHPIIYLKDVRYSEMRSLLDFMYKGEVNVGQSSLPMFLKTAESLQVRGLTDNNNLNYRSDCDKMRDSAASSPTGRGPSYGGLGADVRDSRDSLRSRCERDLRDDLQRSSSSLSLSERSSAAAAAAAAAAAVAAAGGNVNAAVAALGLTTSAGERSPSVGSASAAAAAMAAAVAAAANRSASADALNSRGDACSDRGSDRGTLERADSRDELLQLDYSTKDNNNSNSNNNNNNNNNNNNNSSNNNSSSSNNNNNNNSSSNNNNNNRERNDSRDRDRDRELSTTPVDQLCSSKRRRKNSSSNCDNSLSSSHHANAAHIQDRHYAQDSQASAHSNFKSSPVPKTGGSTSESEDAGGCRRDSPLSMTVGHLGVGGGNVGAASIKQELMDAQLQQQQHREHHVALPPDYLPSAATMKMHAEDMTTLLTQHALQAADAREEHNDAKQLPLDQTDNIDGRVKYFNSARKHEAENDVDGETEAEVADRDCGRLDVTLAVVKDVDDHDMDEEDEAEAEAVAAAALAYHATPKYRRAIIYAPHDDELPQSEMFMDNSNYNCEYKCKERNMRAIRCSRQQHHQHHQHHHLHPHPSLHHQHHPHQVATAPQTALNLGRHSSAIVAATEAEAAYSPTHTPTPTASGSSNNYREQQPHLSYAMQHSPNEQQQQQQQQHQQQQQQQQQQQQLELAHSYAHAHGHHASPHTHPSPHYQSAVAPLSPQPSSSSAASGSSTSAAAAAAAAAAANRRDHNIDYSTLFVQLSGTLPTLYRCVSCNKIVSNRWHHANIHRPQSHECPVCGQKFTRRDNMKAHCKIKHADIKDRFFSHYVHM comes from the exons ATGGACCAGCAATTTTGTTTACGCTGGAACAATCATCCTACAAATTTGACCGGCGTGCTCACCTCACTGCTGCAGCGTGAGGCGCTCTGCGATGTCACCCTCGCCTGTGAGGGTGAAACAGTCAAG GCACATCAAACCATACTGTCAGCCTGCAGTCCATATTTCGAGACGATTTTCCTACAGAATCAGCATCCACATCCCATCATCTATTTGAAAGATGTCAGATACTCAGAGATGCGCTCCCTGCTCGACTTCATGTACAAGGGCGAGGTCAATGTGGGCCAGAGCTCGTTGCCCATGTTTCTTAAAACCGCCGAAAGTCTGCAG GTGCGCGGTCtcacagacaacaacaatctgAACTATCGTTCCGATTGCGATAAGATGCGCGACTCGGCCGCCAGTTCGCCAACTGGACGTGGTCCCAGCTATGGGGGCCTCGGTGCCGATGTTCGTGACTCTCGCGACTCGTTGCGCTCCCGCTGCGAACGCGATCTGCGCGACGATctgcagcgcagcagcagcagtctcAGCCTCAGCGAACGCAGCTcggccgctgctgctgcggcggcagcggctgccgctgttgcGGCCGCCGGTGGCAATGTGaatgccgctgtcgctgcgcTGGGGCTGACAACCAGCGCCGGCGAACGATCTCCCAGCGTGGGCAGCGCCagtgctgctgcagctgcaatggCCGCCGCTGTGGCGGCTGCTGCCAATCGGAGTGCGAGTGCCGATGCACTGAATAGTCGCGGCGATGCATGCAGCGATCGGGGCAGCGATAGAGGCACGCTCGAGCGTGCTGACAGTCGGGATGAGTTGCTGCAGCTGGACTACAGTACTAAGGATAACAATAatagtaacagcaacaacaacaacaacaacaataataataacaacaacaacagcagcaacaacaacagcagtagtagcaacaacaacaacaacaacaatagcagcagcaacaacaacaacaacaaccgagaGCGCAATGATAGCAGAGACAGAGATCGTGACAGGGAGCTCTCGACGACGCCGGTAGATCAGCTGTGTAGTAGTAAGCGCAGACGTAAGAACTCATCATCCAACTGTGATAATTCGTTGTCCTCGAGCCATCATGCGAATGCGGCCCACATACAGGACAGGCACTACGCGCAGGACTCTCAG GCCAGTGCACACAGCAATTTCAAGTCGAGTCCTGTGCCGAAGACAGGCGGCAGCACATCAGAGTCGGAGGATGCGGGCGGCTGCAGACGCGATTCCCCCCTGTCCATGACAGTCGGACATCTGGGCGTGGGCGGTGGCAATGTGGGCGCGGCCAGTATTAAGCAGGAGCTAATGGATgcacagctgcagcaacagcagcatcgcGAGCATCATGTCGCCCTGCCTCCCGATTACTTGCCG AGCGCCGCCACAATGAAAATGCACGCCGAGGACATGACAACGCTCCTGACACAGCATGCGCTGCAGGCCGCCGATGCGCGGGAGGAGCACAACGACGCCAAACAGTTGCCACTCGATCAGACGGACAACATTGACG GTCgcgttaaatattttaacagtGCCCGCAAGCACGAGGCAGAGAACGATGTCGATGGCGAGACCGAAGCTGAAGTCGCAGATAGGGATTGTGGCAGGCTCGATGTGACACTGGCTGTGGTCAAGGATGTGGATGATCACGATATGGACGAAGAGGACGAGGCTGAGGCCGaagctgtggcagctgctgcgctTGCCTATCATGCAACACCAAAGTATAGGCGCGCCATCATCTATGCGCCGCACGATGACGAGCTGCCGCAATCGGAGATGTTCAtggacaacagcaactacaattGCGAATACAAGTGCAAGGAGCGCAATATGCGTGCCATACGCTGCAGTCgtcagcagcatcatcaacatcacCAACACCATCATCTGCATCCACATCCAAGCctgcatcatcagcatcatccaCATCAAGTGGCAACGGCGCCGCAGACGGCATTGAACCTTGGACGCCACAGCAGCGCAATTGTGGCAGCCACCGAAGCGGAAGCCGCCTACTcgcccacacacacgcccacGCCGACAGcgagcggcagcagcaacaactatcgcgagcagcagccacatcTCAGCTATGCCATGCAGCACTCACCCaacgagcaacagcagcagcagcagcagcaacaccaacagcagcaacaacaacagcagcagcagcaacagttggaGCTAGCGCATAGCTATGCTCATGCTCATGGCCACCATGCGTCACCCCACACCCACCCCTCGCCGCACTATCAGTCCGCCGTTGCACCCCTCTCGCCACAGCCGAGCTCGTCAAGCGCCGCCTCGGGCAGCAGCACctcggcagcagctgctgcggcggctgcagcagcagccaatcGACGGGATCACAATATCGACTATTCAACGCTGTTTGTGCAACTCTCGGGCACATTGCCGACCCTGTATCGGTGTGTCAGTTGCAACAAGATCGTGTCGAATCGCTGGCACCATGCCAACATCCATAGACCGCAGAGTCATGAGTGTCCCGTGTGTGGACAGAAGTTCACAAGGCGCGACAATATGAAGGCCCATTGCAAGATCAAGCATGCGGACATCAAGGATCGCTTCTTCAGCcattatgtacatatgtga
- the LOC117575875 gene encoding sex determination protein fruitless isoform X4 — protein sequence MMATSQDYFGNPYALFRGPPTTLRPRTSPLGVGAHAHVGYAALDLQTPHKRHIETDVRAPPPPLPPPPLSLPLPPTSPRYNTEQGAMDQQFCLRWNNHPTNLTGVLTSLLQREALCDVTLACEGETVKAHQTILSACSPYFETIFLQNQHPHPIIYLKDVRYSEMRSLLDFMYKGEVNVGQSSLPMFLKTAESLQVRGLTDNNNLNYRSDCDKMRDSAASSPTGRGPSYGGLGADVRDSRDSLRSRCERDLRDDLQRSSSSLSLSERSSAAAAAAAAAAAVAAAGGNVNAAVAALGLTTSAGERSPSVGSASAAAAAMAAAVAAAANRSASADALNSRGDACSDRGSDRGTLERADSRDELLQLDYSTKDNNNSNSNNNNNNNNNNNNNSSNNNSSSSNNNNNNNSSSNNNNNNRERNDSRDRDRDRELSTTPVDQLCSSKRRRKNSSSNCDNSLSSSHHANAAHIQDRHYAQDSQASAHSNFKSSPVPKTGGSTSESEDAGGCRRDSPLSMTVGHLGVGGGNVGAASIKQELMDAQLQQQQHREHHVALPPDYLPSAATMKMHAEDMTTLLTQHALQAADAREEHNDAKQLPLDQTDNIDGSKAWHMRLTFERLSGGCNLHRCKLCGKVVTHIRNHYHVHFPGRFECPLCRATYTRSDNLRTHCKFKHPMYNPDTRKFDNLMSASATTVGAATPTATQLAAASQAAMAAAAAAAFTAAQQQQHQQQQQQQSQQQQQQQQQQQQQLQQHAHALAQQHMLHQQLQPQHHQQQQHNATSE from the exons GTACAACACTGAACAAGGAGCTATGGACCAGCAATTTTGTTTACGCTGGAACAATCATCCTACAAATTTGACCGGCGTGCTCACCTCACTGCTGCAGCGTGAGGCGCTCTGCGATGTCACCCTCGCCTGTGAGGGTGAAACAGTCAAG GCACATCAAACCATACTGTCAGCCTGCAGTCCATATTTCGAGACGATTTTCCTACAGAATCAGCATCCACATCCCATCATCTATTTGAAAGATGTCAGATACTCAGAGATGCGCTCCCTGCTCGACTTCATGTACAAGGGCGAGGTCAATGTGGGCCAGAGCTCGTTGCCCATGTTTCTTAAAACCGCCGAAAGTCTGCAG GTGCGCGGTCtcacagacaacaacaatctgAACTATCGTTCCGATTGCGATAAGATGCGCGACTCGGCCGCCAGTTCGCCAACTGGACGTGGTCCCAGCTATGGGGGCCTCGGTGCCGATGTTCGTGACTCTCGCGACTCGTTGCGCTCCCGCTGCGAACGCGATCTGCGCGACGATctgcagcgcagcagcagcagtctcAGCCTCAGCGAACGCAGCTcggccgctgctgctgcggcggcagcggctgccgctgttgcGGCCGCCGGTGGCAATGTGaatgccgctgtcgctgcgcTGGGGCTGACAACCAGCGCCGGCGAACGATCTCCCAGCGTGGGCAGCGCCagtgctgctgcagctgcaatggCCGCCGCTGTGGCGGCTGCTGCCAATCGGAGTGCGAGTGCCGATGCACTGAATAGTCGCGGCGATGCATGCAGCGATCGGGGCAGCGATAGAGGCACGCTCGAGCGTGCTGACAGTCGGGATGAGTTGCTGCAGCTGGACTACAGTACTAAGGATAACAATAatagtaacagcaacaacaacaacaacaacaataataataacaacaacaacagcagcaacaacaacagcagtagtagcaacaacaacaacaacaacaatagcagcagcaacaacaacaacaacaaccgagaGCGCAATGATAGCAGAGACAGAGATCGTGACAGGGAGCTCTCGACGACGCCGGTAGATCAGCTGTGTAGTAGTAAGCGCAGACGTAAGAACTCATCATCCAACTGTGATAATTCGTTGTCCTCGAGCCATCATGCGAATGCGGCCCACATACAGGACAGGCACTACGCGCAGGACTCTCAG GCCAGTGCACACAGCAATTTCAAGTCGAGTCCTGTGCCGAAGACAGGCGGCAGCACATCAGAGTCGGAGGATGCGGGCGGCTGCAGACGCGATTCCCCCCTGTCCATGACAGTCGGACATCTGGGCGTGGGCGGTGGCAATGTGGGCGCGGCCAGTATTAAGCAGGAGCTAATGGATgcacagctgcagcaacagcagcatcgcGAGCATCATGTCGCCCTGCCTCCCGATTACTTGCCG AGCGCCGCCACAATGAAAATGCACGCCGAGGACATGACAACGCTCCTGACACAGCATGCGCTGCAGGCCGCCGATGCGCGGGAGGAGCACAACGACGCCAAACAGTTGCCACTCGATCAGACGGACAACATTGACG gcTCGAAGGCCTGGCACATGCGGCTCACCTTTGAGCGTCTCTCCGGTGGCTGCAACCTGCATCGCTGCAAGCTGTGCGGCAAGGTCGTGACGCACATACGCAACCACTACCACGTCCACTTCCCCGGCCGCTTCGAGTGCCCCCTCTGCCGCGCCACGTACACACGCAGCGACAACCTGCGCACTCACTGCAAGTTCAAGCACCCCATGTACAACCCGGACACGCGCAAGTTCGACAACCTAATGTCCGCCTCAGCGACAACAGTGGgcgctgccacgcccacggcGACACAGCTAGCGGCCGCATCGCAAGCGgcaatggcagcggcagcagctgccgcgtTTACAGCcgcgcagcaacagcaacatcagcaacagcagcagcaacagtcacaacaacaacagcagcagcagcaacaacaacagcagcagttgcagcaacatgcCCACGCACTGGCGCAACAGCATATGCTGCATCAACAGTTGCAGCcacagcatcatcagcagcagcaacataatGCAACAAGTGAATGA